The Solenopsis invicta isolate M01_SB chromosome 12, UNIL_Sinv_3.0, whole genome shotgun sequence DNA window aattaatatcgaatagatattaaataaatgttttcccAAATTGttcttaacaaataattaatatttataaaataaatattaaattaatattgaatacatatttttaaaaatatttctttgaatcatCTCAAAtgagtaattattattaagtaaatatttcaattattatttcaaacgaataattaatgtaaaattaatattaaataaacgctAAATATGTATTTCCTTTACGTTATTATCTAAAATGAATAATTGatgtcaaataaatatttaattaatataaaatgaatattatttttacaatgaagCTGTCCAATATGATAAATGATGacaaataaactaaaaaaagaacattaaaaaaaattgctcattggagattttttattctataatttctgatgaaattttataaaatctgaagaagtattttttagaaattttagaatgagaaatattagaatatttcaaacttcatataaatgaatatgaaaaattctataataagaaaaaatatagacTTTCTCagcatttttgaaatgttttccaattcttataaaaattctgagaaaaatttttaccagagAATAGACGTGAACGCATTTTTGACACATGTCGCATCAATGCCCAAAATGATACATTTTGAACATTGttctagataaatttaaaatgtccCCCTTTCCCGGTAAAAGTGAACAAAGACGTCTCTGCACTGGAGAAAGAAACACGTGATTGGTTCGGCATTGTAtcgtgtgtatgcgcgcgcgcgcgcgcgcacgctgcACGTGTGGATGTGCACATTGTCGACCGATTAGTGTGATTAGTTGAATCGCCTGTGAGCGGCGTGGATGGCGTGGAACGGCGAATGCTACCGAATGTAACCGAAGTCACGAATTGCGTTCCGTGACGGAGCGGCTGTTCGGTTCGGAATTCGGTCGCAACGAGTCACTGTCCAGTCGTTGGCAGTCGTTGGTGTCGATCCGTCAGGAAATCGTGAATCATTCAGTCGTGCTGCGTCGTGCTACCAACCACGCGATAGCCCAACTGCGCACAATTTGACGTATCGTGATAATTCGTCTTCGGACTAGCGGCGTGACGAGGCGTGAAAGCATGAAGGAGATCCTAGTCGCGCTCAGCGCGATTCTGGCTGGTGAGTTGACGTCCCACCCATATTTTTCGtctaattttcttttccttctgtTTTTTCCGCCGAGTTTCTCAACGAGGAGACGAAAGCGATCGCGTGCCTGCGTCATCTCCGTTTTCCTTTGTCGGCAATCTGGATGTACAATCGCGACGCGCACTTCTAGAATGTTTTTTGTTACGCGCGCGTAATCTATATTTATACCTCGGTCTCGTAAACAGTGTGACGTTTATCTGCAAGCGACGTTTAGTCTTACTTGAAAACGACCTTTAGTTATTATTTGCGAGTGATATTTACTGCCCGGCGCATATATGACAGCCTGGGATTTCGTTACTCATGCATATACAAATACATGTCTTTCTTCGCTTATTGCGGGATCCTCTCGACCTCCCTCCCCCGCGGgcttttctcttcctcttttgTTATTGCGCTCTTTTCGTCTCGCTCTGCGTCCTTCTTGCGTTACCGAGTAATCACGTTTTCATTACTCATTGCGAAGGAACTAGGATGAATAGGATGACTCAGTTGAGCTtctaatttgttaataatttagaaGAAATGTACGATTGTTGCTCACGGAATGTTACATTGCGATATAATAGCAATAATGATAGCCAATAATAACGTTGCCGATAATGCTTATCATCGAATAATTAATGAGTAATTGTGTTTTCTTGCAAGAtgattgtttgaaaattttatgacgTTGAATCGCTCATGTATTTCCACGAATATGTTGATTGTGGCCGTTTTCCAGCTAGATGCACTGATATTCCACTGTATAAGATTTTTGTTGAAACACAATTAGCGCTCTAGACTTCATTTCTAATACACTAATGACTGAACAATTATTGTTTTCCTCTATACAGCTTAGATTATgttcatattataaataaacataattaccgatgttaaacataaaatattttagaaagttgaTGACACTGACATATTTTATGCACTTGTACTTAGCTTTTCACAGTGTCGAACAATGCAACACATTGTGTCACAGTTGAGACACTTTGTATTGGACATAGTATTATACTGTGTCATCTGTGTACATTGTTGGAAAACAGCCTATAGCAATCATTAGCAATTATAAACACAGCAATGAATACTTTTTGCATTAGGAATTGTTCACTATTAAAAAGCTGAGCATATTATTCTGAGAACTAGCAAGCATTGTTTTTCACTAGAGACTTTCATAATATTTAGgttatatgtaatattcaaaattacatgAATGCAATTATTTTGCAGTAGCTGCAGCTGGAGTGGTCATAACTGCAGAGCCACAACCTCTTTTAGGTAAAGATGAATGTACATGGGGTCCAAGCTACTGGTGCGAGAACCTAAAGTAGGTTTtaacaattgtatttaatatatattttctctatatttttatattgaaaaataatagaaaaaataagattgattttttatgaaatatatttaaagtatatacttaaaatatgttgtattatatatttatagcgCATAATTATTAGATAGGCAGTAGTGATAACAATAAATTGAAACaacattgaaattaaaattttctttatctccTATTTTAATTAAGTGTTTATaactgatataaatattaatgttgatTGTTAATAATAGGACAGCTAAGGGATGCAGCGCTGTCAGTCATTGTATTCATCGATGGGAAACGATGGAAGTCCCGGAGGATAATGACGATGTATGCGGAATTTGTAAAGATATGGTGAAACAGGCGCGGGATCAACTGGAGAGTAACCAGACTCAACAAGATCTGAAAGATGTCTTTGAAGGAAGCTGCAAGCTAATTCACATTAAGCCAATTGTTGAGGAATGTATCAAAATTGTGGATCAATTTATCCCCGAACTTGTGGAGACGTTGGCATCGCAAATGAATCCGGGTGTTGTTTGCTCCGTCGCAGGACTTTGTAACAATGCTCACATTGATAAATTACTTGCAGAGCATCAAATTTCAATGAAAGTAAGGGCAGTTTCAGTTTTATTTCGTTGTTTCATTGCATCACTGCCTCGAGTTAAAACTTTCAAACTTTCTTGATCAATAGctattctattttttcaaaataatttaattgtggtaattgtcattaaataataaattgacgttcttatatacatatatatgttatatctATTATCTTCGAgtatttttgagtaatttagATTAGATTAGTACTTAATATACTGTAAATACATGTTTAGTAACACTTTgcttaacattattttatttgattatcccacgtgaaatttttaaatgtacgttttttaaattttatctatattttttataagtagcAGTGGATGAACAATGTCAATTATATATTGGTAAGATGGGTAAACTGTTGATAAAAACATAGCATGCATTCTATTTTCAGAAGGACGAAACAAAGTCAGTCTTACTAAAGAATGACGAACTTGAGCCTGACGAGTGCACCAAATGTTATACGATAGCAAAATACATGGAAAATAAATTGCATCGTACACCACAGAACACAATGCTCCtacaatttttgaatatttgcggTCAATTTGGTTCTTACTCGGATTCCTGTTCGGCTATCGTTATTAATCATTTTGATACCATTTATGACCATCTACAGAATAATTTCAATGCAGATAACATATGTCATTTGTCAGGACAGTGCAGCGACAAATATCACAAACACGAAAATAGTACAGtaagtaatataatatgtatagtaATTTAATTCTGGAATGatgttcatattttttataactacttTAGGTGAAAATTTACccatataattaagaatttctTTCTACTTTATAAGTTGCAAGGTGtttaaataactaaatttatATCGATGTAAAAAATGccttattatgttatttttaagctattttaagtaaaaatagcttaaaaataacaataaggtttttttatattaatatggatttaattacatcttttttacattaatacgaattttaattacaaaatctgtactaaacttgaattaatACTTGAGTGAAAATTCACACATAGCAGCATTCCaggattaataatatttatgtggcTGAAAGttgtttattaatatgtattgtGATAATAGCTTCTACAAGTAGAGATAACCCCACTGTCGAGCGTAGGCATGGTTGAAATTCAAGATGATCTTCCGTGTAAGCTGTGTGAGCAACTTGTGGGTCATTTGAAAGATCTATTAGTTGCAAATACAACGGAAGTAGAATTTAAAGAAGTTCTCTTGGGCCTTTGTAAACAAACTAAATCTTTTGCCGATGAGGTTTgtgctttaaataaatagttacatatcatttcatatatgtaatattaacagAAATAACTTTTCTAGTGTAAAGCCATAGTAGAAGAATATTACGCGGAAATTTATGAATATCTTACAAAGGGATTGGATAGCAATATCGTCTGTCAAATTTCTGGAATTTGTCCTAGTCCTGACAAAGAGATACAggtaagatatattatttatatattgtattttataaataataagatgttTTTTGCATTAAAAGATCCggttacaatatattttatttcacgttttatgttaaaataggGACCAATTTCGCCACTGGTTCCAGTAGAAGTAGCAAAAATAGGAATGGATATAATGAGGAGAGGAGAATCTCGAAAAGAGGAAATTGAAGTTGCTATTGGCAAAGAGCATCCAAAATCGGAAGCTGAAGAGATGCAGCTACCACTCGAAAGAATGATGCCTTTTCCTTTACTACAATCAGAAAGCGCTGGTGGAACGCAAGCTTGTACATTGTGCGAATATTTGTTGCATTATATTCAAGACACTATTACTAATCCTACAAATGAggtaataaatatcaaattttatgaatattatatgtatacatttacgCAAAActcataaatatgttaaaatttaaggagaaagtaaaagaatttttcaaaaaagtatgTACAAAGATACCATCTTCCATTGAAGGTGAATGTCAAGAATTTGTAAATACTTATGGGGATGCTGTTGTGGCCCTACTTGTTCAGGAAATTGATCCATCACaggtatgtatatttttgtatttgaaatattgagatcaataaagtataatttattgtgtaatttaaggTTTGTTCTATGATACGCATTTGCCCATCAGAAGCATTATTGAACATGTGGCAAAAAATTCCTAAAGAGTTCATCCTTACAAAAGTAGAAGATAAACCAAGTTGTCCGCTTTGTTTGCTTGCGGTAACGCAAGTTTATGATGTTATCAAGAACAATAAAACTGAGGTATTAGTCTGCTATTTATCATGTTTGTAATgatgatatttaattatgtaaactttttgatgctatattaatattacaggcTAGTATTGAAGCTGAATTGGATAAATTATGTAATCATTTACCACGTAGTTTAACCGATCAATGCACAGAATTTGTGAAGACATATAGTAAAGAACTCGTAGACATGCTAATTGCAGATATGACACCCCAAGAAGTGTGTACCTATCTTCGTTTGTGTGACCCAACCAAAGATCCTGGTCCCAAACATAACTTCATTCCTGAGAAGGGTGAAGAGATAtgtgagtttttttttcttaaagtgtATACAGGATGttcgataatggttgtcccACGTTTTACTATAGGAGTacacatttgtaatttctaatataataatatgttagaaatatatatccgtcggtaaatcatgttcgaacaccctgtatacatgagaaataaagcaatatttatttcacaattattttaaaaatatttgcaaaaaaataactttttaaatatttcagtgaCTAATGAGATACCTGAGTATCCATTACATATAATTCAGCCTACGAATATCTTGGACGATAGTGTGTGTATAATTTGTGAATTCGCAATgcaatatattgataaatcgATTGGTAATAATAAGACACGGGAGCAGATCGAAAAAGTGGTACATGGTGTATGCAATTATTTACCAAAAACTGTTGCTAAAGAATGCAACCAGTTTGTAGATGAGTACGCTGATGCCTTGATAAGTGTCCTCGCAGAAGACATTACTCCTAAAGAGGCCTGTACTGTGCTAGGTCTTTGCAAAGTGAATATGGTACAGATTCAAGgtataatgataaaaacaataattacatatagaatatttatgCTAATATTATGGAGAttgtatatgtaatttaattatttttacagaatcTATATCTGAATGTGCCTTATGCCGAACAATTATATCACAAATCGATAAGTTGTTAGGTGATTCAAGGGTGGACGCTGAGATCGAGGAAGTTGTTAAGAAGGTGTGCAAATATGTACCAGCGAATAAGCAAGATATGGTAAATTTCTTATtatctcttacaattttttttacaaagaccTATAACTTTaaactgatatttaattaaatctgtgTAGTGTAACGAGATGGTGGACATTTACGGgcaaagtataataaatatgctGAAAGCTCATATGGATAGTGAAAAAATGTGTAAGAAAATAGCTTTATGCTCTTCCAACGATTACTTTGCGATGTCGTTTAAGAATTTGCACGAATCACAATCAGTTGACGAacttaaaaaatgcatattggGCAAAGCGTTCGTATGCAGAAATGATGATACAGCGAGACTTTGTAACGTAAGTATAAAAAcgtgtaaaattaaatgtaaaacttaATTGGCTGATTAATAGTTCTTAAATTGCTCGTTTTGAATTAGATGATGGAACAGTGCGAAGACTATCGCCAAAATGGTGAACTTGCATAAGTCTTGTCAATTTGCGGATAACACAAGCTGCAATTTGGAGGCGAACCTAAGAAGTGAGAACAAAGAGTGATGCGCAATGCTCCTCAATTGGAAGTATCGGATTTCTGGAGATATTAGCCATAGCGAATAGCATATTTCATGTTATGATATTATATatgatctttttattaaatctaattacATTTGAGCACTcgaataattttgatttgtataGACACAATTAATGACATTGCGATGTTCGACAACTTAAACCAAATATTACGCGTAGTTTGCCGTACTTAAATTACGTTgacataaaatttgtaatttttaatagcgCCTTAAGAATCCATTTTCTTCAGCTGAAATAAAATaagctattttatatataatcgaaatgatgtattaaaaaaatatcaatcctGTCTCTCtacatcttttttcaatttattcaacCTGTAGTAAATGAtctgttatttttaactgtgataatggtaaaataaataataaaaaatgtaattgttgaCTGTATATGAATTGTGTATTCCTAAAAATGtatgatttatattgtatttttttaataaagctatTTCGTGTGTGAgatattttatctgaaaattttCTAGCTCTCCAATTTTTGAGAATATCATTTAgatactttaattattaatatttttatattaaatcatcGATATATTGGATATTCACGTACGGATAATTCGAAGTGCAGGGTAgcaatatataagtaaaatcaaATGTAAACGTTTCTCAACGAAGATTAAAAGGATCCTAAATACCGattacattacaaaataaattaattgtccAAATTGTTTTGATATATTGGATTTAAGATACATGTATAAGTTTTAATTTGACTTATCTCTCGCTAGTTACAGAAGTGCTGTTAGAAAATTCGTAATTGCGTACGTCTTACGTTCCTTTTTCGAAAGAGAATGTAGAATATCTTCTCATCTCGTGTTGACACGGTTCGATATTAACATGAAAATGATCTAGATGTAAAACAATACTATTGATtaagattgttttaaaatataaagataattttgataaattcaactctattaaacaaatacactttttagtttaaaattacttgtaatatttgtatCATAGAAAATGTGGGCTAACTTTCGACTGTTTCTGTAAACGTCctacatattattatttctattaatttttgcaacagtTCTTCTGCATATCCTATGACATGCATATTATTTATGCCAAGGCAAAACAATGTTCACAATCATTAAATCGCATGAAAAAATAAGTACATAATACAAACAAGGtttcgtataatattataaattatacataattatttatgtcCACATTCATTATTTACAGATTGTTCGGTAATtgatagaataatttaaaaaatttttttgtacattgaaACTAAAAATGGATTGAAGTAAATTTTTCTGCACAGATCactattttgaaaaaatcaattttgaatgaaagattaattaatattacgttttattttatacaattactaGATTTATTATGAACGTGCCTCTCCATTTCGAAGAACACGTTTCTTTATCATATCAGCAGGTGCCGTCTTTAAATCGTAAGCTAAACCTAAGTAAGCGAAAAAGTCGATAACAGCTGTActaagattaattttataatttccaaATTCTCCCGCTTTATAGTCCCAAGGAAAAACGTGATGATAATTATGCCAGCCTTCGCCAACCGCTACAATAGAAACTACAATATTCTCGGCGGCTGTAAGTGATctgcataaatattaataataatgtaaataatattaatataatattaatattttaagtaacaatacgcaatattataaatcttaatataCAGAGTGTGtacaattcattaattttatgtaaaagcacataaattatttgataaatcaGAAATTGCACAATTACGTACTTGTTATATGGTTTCATAC harbors:
- the LOC105196928 gene encoding prosaposin isoform X2 — protein: MKEILVALSAILAAAAGVVITAEPQPLLGKDECTWGPSYWCENLKTAKGCSAVSHCIHRWETMEVPEDNDDVCGICKDMVKQARDQLESNQTQQDLKDVFEGSCKLIHIKPIVEECIKIVDQFIPELVETLASQMNPGVVCSVAGLCNNAHIDKLLAEHQISMKKDETKSVLLKNDELEPDECTKCYTIAKYMENKLHRTPQNTMLLQFLNICGQFGSYSDSCSAIVINHFDTIYDHLQNNFNADNICHLSGQCSDKYHKHENSTLLQVEITPLSSVGMVEIQDDLPCKLCEQLVGHLKDLLVANTTEVEFKEVLLGLCKQTKSFADECKAIVEEYYAEIYEYLTKGLDSNIVCQISGICPSPDKEIQGPISPLVPVEVAKIGMDIMRRGESRKEEIEVAIGKEHPKSEAEEMQLPLERMMPFPLLQSESAGGTQACTLCEYLLHYIQDTITNPTNEEKVKEFFKKVCTKIPSSIEGECQEFVNTYGDAVVALLVQEIDPSQVCSMIRICPSEALLNMWQKIPKEFILTKVEDKPSCPLCLLAVTQVYDVIKNNKTEASIEAELDKLCNHLPRSLTDQCTEFVKTYSKELVDMLIADMTPQEVCTYLRLCDPTKDPGPKHNFIPEKGEEILTNEIPEYPLHIIQPTNILDDSVCIICEFAMQYIDKSIGNNKTREQIEKVVHGVCNYLPKTVAKECNQFVDEYADALISVLAEDITPKEACTVLGLCKVNMVQIQESISECALCRTIISQIDKLLGDSRVDAEIEEVVKKVCKYVPANKQDMCNEMVDIYGQSIINMLKAHMDSEKMCKKIALCSSNDYFAMSFKNLHESQSVDELKKCILGKAFVCRNDDTARLCNMMEQCEDYRQNGELA
- the LOC105196928 gene encoding prosaposin isoform X1; its protein translation is MKEILVALSAILAVAAAGVVITAEPQPLLGKDECTWGPSYWCENLKTAKGCSAVSHCIHRWETMEVPEDNDDVCGICKDMVKQARDQLESNQTQQDLKDVFEGSCKLIHIKPIVEECIKIVDQFIPELVETLASQMNPGVVCSVAGLCNNAHIDKLLAEHQISMKKDETKSVLLKNDELEPDECTKCYTIAKYMENKLHRTPQNTMLLQFLNICGQFGSYSDSCSAIVINHFDTIYDHLQNNFNADNICHLSGQCSDKYHKHENSTLLQVEITPLSSVGMVEIQDDLPCKLCEQLVGHLKDLLVANTTEVEFKEVLLGLCKQTKSFADECKAIVEEYYAEIYEYLTKGLDSNIVCQISGICPSPDKEIQGPISPLVPVEVAKIGMDIMRRGESRKEEIEVAIGKEHPKSEAEEMQLPLERMMPFPLLQSESAGGTQACTLCEYLLHYIQDTITNPTNEEKVKEFFKKVCTKIPSSIEGECQEFVNTYGDAVVALLVQEIDPSQVCSMIRICPSEALLNMWQKIPKEFILTKVEDKPSCPLCLLAVTQVYDVIKNNKTEASIEAELDKLCNHLPRSLTDQCTEFVKTYSKELVDMLIADMTPQEVCTYLRLCDPTKDPGPKHNFIPEKGEEILTNEIPEYPLHIIQPTNILDDSVCIICEFAMQYIDKSIGNNKTREQIEKVVHGVCNYLPKTVAKECNQFVDEYADALISVLAEDITPKEACTVLGLCKVNMVQIQESISECALCRTIISQIDKLLGDSRVDAEIEEVVKKVCKYVPANKQDMCNEMVDIYGQSIINMLKAHMDSEKMCKKIALCSSNDYFAMSFKNLHESQSVDELKKCILGKAFVCRNDDTARLCNMMEQCEDYRQNGELA